GCCCTAGATCAGCATGAGTCGGCGCCCGGGGTCAAGCCGAACGTCGCGGTTTATGGCGGCCCCTCAGGCATGCCTATAATGGCCGCGCCATCCCCGCCGGAGACCTCTGCCATGCTGCTTCGCGGCCTGACCTGGCTGGTGCTGTTCCAGTTGCTCGGTACCGCCCTCAACGTCCTGTTCCTGTCCATGCTGCCCGGGCCGATCATCGGCATGCTGCTGCTGTTCGCCTTCCTGCTGCTGCGGGGCGAGGTGGGCGAGCCGCTCAGCGAGGCCGCCGGCGGCCTGCTGCGCTACCTGCCGCTGCTGCTGGTGCCGCCGGCGGTGGGGGTGATGGTCTATGCCGA
This DNA window, taken from Pseudomonas alcaligenes, encodes the following:
- a CDS encoding CidA/LrgA family protein; amino-acid sequence: MLLRGLTWLVLFQLLGTALNVLFLSMLPGPIIGMLLLFAFLLLRGEVGEPLSEAAGGLLRYLPLLLVPPAVGVMVYAEQIAADFWALAGALGLSLLVSLLFAGWLMQKLIDRQARRGEQS